From the Anaerolineales bacterium genome, the window CAGCAAGGTGGTGTCACGCGTTTGCAGGGAGGGCCCACCCAGGACAAACCGTCGGGTGAGCAGGGCGGTCATTCCGACCAGGATGCCGACCGTCAGGACATCACCGCCCAGGCGGAAGATGTCTCCGGCTAGGCCCTCACCGAGGAAGACGAAGCCAGGGATGAATCCAAACAGGACGTCTGCCAGATTGACCAGCAGGAAGTAGATAAAACCCCAGCCCACCAGGCCGTGCAGCAATGACGTCCACGGGCGGGTGCGAAACACGGGCGAGAAGGTGACTGTTTTGAGGATGACGGCCGGGGTGCGCCGCAGGGCTAGGCGCCAATCCGGTCGACCGCGCCCGCGGGCGATCACGGCCACGATGCGGCGGGCGCCGAGTCCCGCCAGGGTCAGGCTTGCGCCGAGGAGCAGAAGGAAAGCCAGCTTCTCGAGGGGGGTCAGCATGAAGGAACGGCTCCGATGGCGAAGCGGAGATTGTGGCCCGGCCGCCGCAGACCGGGCGTGCCCACACTCAATCCCGCAGGGAACCTTGCTCCAAGTCCTGGGGATTCTCCCCGTGGCGTGGGGCTCGCTCCTGGCCCCAAGCGCCATTCTGAGGCCGCAGGCCAGCCTGAGGTTCGCGGCGGCTAGTGTATCATGCCGCCTGCTTCGGTTCAGGCGCCAACAAGCGTTCGGGGGTGCCTGCCGGCACCCCCGAAGAGCATCTCATGAAGGAATCGTCGGTCAGGCGGCGCGGGCCGGCGAGGGTCGGGAGGCGACCTGCGGCAGCGCCATCTCATCCAGGTACCCGGCCACCTCGTCCACCGAACGCTGGTAGCGCTGCATCAGGGAAGCGTCATTTCCCTTGTGGCGGTGCAGCACCTGGCGGGCGCAGGAGAGACAGCCGCGCATTGCTCGGTAGGAATCGGTCTCGCAGGCCAGGCAGCCATTCAAGCGAACCATCATCAGGGCGAACCCCAGGCTTGCGGGATGGTCCTCGGGAAGCTGGGTGACCTGATCCACCAGATCTTGCCACTCCTCCCCTCGCGCCTGCCGCAGGTGGGGGATGGCTTGCGCTGGAAACAGAAGTTGATTCTCCGCATGCATGACACCACCTCAACCAGGAAGTCCGTCGAACAGAGATACAACATCATTCTAGGAAGCGCCCGCAGCGCTTCCACCAGTACTTAAGTCCCAGGGAGGGTGGACCTCAGCCGGGTCAGGCCCCGCCTTGGCTGTAGAACTCGGCGTCGGTGGGCGTCTTGCCCGACGGATCCCAGACGTGGACCCACGTGCCTTCCTGAGCGAAGTCGAACAGCCAGTGGGCGTCAGTCGGGGATAGATTGACACAGCCGTGGGAGCGCGGCAGGCCATAGCCATTGTGCCAGTAGGCGCCGTGCATAGCGCGGGCCTTGTCGAAATACAGCACCCACGGCACGTCTTCGAGCAGGTAGTAATCCGAGCGGTCGGCGGCAAAGGCGCCGCTCATGTCATCATTCTCCAGCCGGGAATACACCTGGAAGACTCCCGGCTGCGTCCACCATCCCGGCAAGCCCGTCGAGACCATGGTGGCGAACACCAGCTGACCCTGCTCGTAGACGGTCAGCGTCTGCTCATACAGGTTGATGTCGATCCACCGATCGTCGGGAATGCCTTCGGGGCGCTTCGGGTTGGGGGTGACAATCGCCAGCAGCCGATCGTCCACCCACTCATCGGGCCCGATCTTGTACCAGGTGACACCGTCGACCTCCTGGCTGTCGTAGATCTGGATCAGCTCGGGGCGATAGCGGGTCCTTCCGGTCTTGGGCTCGTTGTACCCGGGGGAACGGGAGGGCTCGGCCGTATTCACGATCCAGCCGAACGGCCGCTCTGGCGTGCGACTCAGAGCCAGGCCGTGAAAATCGGGCAGTGCGATCTCACTGCAGGAATCGCCGCCCCGCATATAGACGCCCGGGGCCACCATGTAGATCGCCTTGCCCTGCTCGACAGTGCACTCGATCCAGGAGACAAACACGAATCCCGGGTCGAAGGCGTTGATCGCCCCGGACTCACTCAGGGCGTCGGAGACTGAACCATACAGCTTGGCGCCTTTGTCTGAGACCCGGCGATACGAATAGGGAACGTAGGACAGATCGGGATCCAGGGGCTGGAGGTGCAGTGGTTTGGGCGGATAGGTTCCCTGCTCCGTCATCACGACCAAACGGCCGCCGGGCCCGCTGCGTGGGCAATATTCCGGGTGGCGCATCTGCATCTGGGGCGAACACAGTACCGAATCACCCTCAGCCGAGGCAGCCTGTGCCGGAGAGGATGGAACAAGCACCGGCATCCAGAGGAAGAGCAGCAAACCCAACGTTCGCAATGACATGCGGCGCCTCATGCGTGGGCGGGATTATATGCGCTGCGGGGCGGGCTGTCAGCCAGTCCGCCCCGGATATTCATTGAACGCTCAGGTTGGGGAGAAAGAGGCCGGCGCGGGTCCGGGCTGACCGGCTGGCCGGCTGCTCGGGCGCTCCCCTACCACGCCACCTTGCTCTCGACCTCCTGCCGGGCGCGGGCCAGGAAGTCTGCCAGCGGCGTCGGGCCCGGGTTGTCGCCGGTGCGCAGGCGCAGGGCGACCGTCCCTTGTTCGGCTTCCTTGTCGCCAACGACCAGCATGTAGGGGATCTTGCGCAGCTGGGCGTCGCGGATCTTAGCGTTCATCCGTTCACCACGATCGTCAACCTCCACCCGCAGGCCTTCGCTCCGCAGCCGATCCGCCACCGTCCCGGCGTAGGTGTTGTGCCGGTCGGCGATCGGGATCACGCTGGCCTGCACCGGCGCCAGCCAAACCGGGAAGGCCCCGGCGTAGTGCTCGATGAGGAAGCCGATCATGCGCTCATGGGTGCTGAGCGGAGCGCGGTGAATCACCAGCGGCATCTCCTCCTGCCCTTCCCGGTTGATAAAGGTCAGGTTGAACCGCGCCGGCTGGGCGAAGTCCACCTGGTTGGTAGCCAGGGTGAACTCACGACCGGTGGCGCTCCAGATCTGCACATCGACCTTCGGGCCGTAGAAGGCGGCCTCGTCGGCGACCTCGACGAAGGGCACCCCGCCGCCCTGCATGGCCCGGCGCACCATGTCCTCGGTCTTCAGCCACAGCCGCTCGTTGTCGATGTATTTCTTGCCCAGGCCGGACTTGTGATGCGTGCTCAGGCGCATGATGTAGCGGTCGATGCCGAAGATCTTGAGGTACACGTGATAGAGCCCAATGACGGCCATGAACTCGGCCTCAAACTGGTCCTCGCTGACATAGATGTGGGCATCGTTCATCTGCAGCGACCGCACCCGCATCAATCCGAACAGCTCGCCGCTCTTCTCGTAGCGGTAGCAGGTGCCGTATTCCGCCAGGCGCAGCGGCAGGTCGCGGTAGGAGCGCGGCTTGCTAGCGTAAATCTTGTGGTGCATCGGGCAGTTCATCGGCTTGACGTAGTAGCGCTCGCCTTCGAGCTCCATCGGCGGGAACATGCTCTCGGCGTAGTACGGCAGGTGCCCGCTGTGGATGAACAGGTCTTCCTTGGACAGATTCGGCGTGCGCACGCGCACATAGCCAGCCCGCGACTCGACCTCCTTGCCCAGGCGCTCGAGTTCCTCAATCAGTACCCCGCCGTTGGGCAGCCACAGCGGCAGGCCGGGCCCGACTTCATCGTCAAAGGTGAAGATCTCCAGCTCCTTGCCCAGCTTGCGGTGGTCGCGCTTCTTGGCTTCCTCCTGGCGCCACAGATATTGCTCGAGCTCCTCGGCCGTCCCCCAGGCGGTGCCGTAGATACGCTGCAGCATGGGCCGCTTCTCGTCGCCGCGCCAGTAGGCCCCGGCGATGCTGGTCAGCTTGACGGCATGCGGATTGATTTTCCCGGTGCGCTCGACGTGCGGCCCACGGCACAGATCGGTGAAGGTGGCGTGGCGGTAGATCGAGATCTCCGGCATCTCGGCGACCTCATTGCCATACTCGTCGGTGCCGCCCTTCTCCAGGCCTTCGATCAACTCGATCTTGTAGGGCTGGTCGGCGTACATCTTCTTGGCTTCGGCGGCGCTCAAGGCGCGGCGCTCGAAGGGGTAGTCACCTTCGATGATCTGGCGCATGCGTTGCTCGATTCGTTCAAGGTCGTCCGGCGTCA encodes:
- the thrS gene encoding threonine--tRNA ligase, with product MSGQGSERYEDSELYRIRHSTAHIMAQAVMEMFPGQAKIAIGPPIAEGFYYDFDLPRSLTPDDLERIEQRMRQIIEGDYPFERRALSAAEAKKMYADQPYKIELIEGLEKGGTDEYGNEVAEMPEISIYRHATFTDLCRGPHVERTGKINPHAVKLTSIAGAYWRGDEKRPMLQRIYGTAWGTAEELEQYLWRQEEAKKRDHRKLGKELEIFTFDDEVGPGLPLWLPNGGVLIEELERLGKEVESRAGYVRVRTPNLSKEDLFIHSGHLPYYAESMFPPMELEGERYYVKPMNCPMHHKIYASKPRSYRDLPLRLAEYGTCYRYEKSGELFGLMRVRSLQMNDAHIYVSEDQFEAEFMAVIGLYHVYLKIFGIDRYIMRLSTHHKSGLGKKYIDNERLWLKTEDMVRRAMQGGGVPFVEVADEAAFYGPKVDVQIWSATGREFTLATNQVDFAQPARFNLTFINREGQEEMPLVIHRAPLSTHERMIGFLIEHYAGAFPVWLAPVQASVIPIADRHNTYAGTVADRLRSEGLRVEVDDRGERMNAKIRDAQLRKIPYMLVVGDKEAEQGTVALRLRTGDNPGPTPLADFLARARQEVESKVAW
- a CDS encoding L,D-transpeptidase, encoding MSLRTLGLLLFLWMPVLVPSSPAQAASAEGDSVLCSPQMQMRHPEYCPRSGPGGRLVVMTEQGTYPPKPLHLQPLDPDLSYVPYSYRRVSDKGAKLYGSVSDALSESGAINAFDPGFVFVSWIECTVEQGKAIYMVAPGVYMRGGDSCSEIALPDFHGLALSRTPERPFGWIVNTAEPSRSPGYNEPKTGRTRYRPELIQIYDSQEVDGVTWYKIGPDEWVDDRLLAIVTPNPKRPEGIPDDRWIDINLYEQTLTVYEQGQLVFATMVSTGLPGWWTQPGVFQVYSRLENDDMSGAFAADRSDYYLLEDVPWVLYFDKARAMHGAYWHNGYGLPRSHGCVNLSPTDAHWLFDFAQEGTWVHVWDPSGKTPTDAEFYSQGGA